The Chitinophagales bacterium genome includes a region encoding these proteins:
- the pfkA gene encoding 6-phosphofructokinase, with the protein MATIKHIGVFCSGGDAPGMNAAVRAVVRTAIQANLKVSGIIGGYQGMIDGNFMPMYSHTVGNIIHRGGTILKSARSKDFHTKEGRAKAMEQLKLHQLDALIAIGGDGTLKGATLFTQEHQIPFIGLPGTIDNDLNGTDFTIGYDTAVQTAVECIDKVRDTAQSHNRIFFIEVMGRDVGTIALASGIAAGAEDILIPETVTNIQQIAARINANHHKQSYLIIVAEGDEAGGAMAIANDFQQQNPNYDVKTLILGHLLRGGSPTANDRILASRLGVAAVDELLKENYNHMIGIHHNKIITTPFEQCTKHLLEINKEYQNLLYKLSY; encoded by the coding sequence ATGGCTACTATCAAACATATTGGTGTTTTTTGTTCTGGTGGCGATGCTCCAGGTATGAATGCAGCTGTGCGTGCTGTTGTTAGAACTGCAATACAAGCCAATCTAAAAGTGAGTGGTATTATTGGTGGTTATCAAGGCATGATAGACGGAAATTTTATGCCAATGTATTCGCATACAGTTGGCAATATTATTCATCGTGGAGGTACTATTCTAAAATCTGCAAGAAGCAAAGATTTTCATACAAAAGAAGGTAGAGCTAAAGCAATGGAGCAATTGAAACTTCATCAATTAGATGCTTTAATTGCAATTGGTGGCGATGGTACTTTAAAAGGAGCAACACTATTTACACAAGAACATCAAATTCCATTTATAGGTTTACCAGGAACAATTGATAACGATTTGAATGGCACAGACTTTACCATTGGTTACGATACTGCTGTTCAAACTGCTGTAGAATGCATCGACAAAGTGAGAGATACTGCACAGTCGCACAACAGAATTTTTTTTATTGAAGTAATGGGAAGAGATGTTGGTACTATTGCATTGGCTAGTGGTATTGCCGCTGGTGCCGAAGATATTTTAATACCAGAAACAGTTACTAATATTCAACAAATTGCTGCAAGAATAAACGCCAATCATCATAAGCAATCCTATTTAATTATTGTAGCAGAAGGTGATGAAGCTGGTGGTGCGATGGCTATAGCAAATGATTTTCAACAACAAAATCCAAACTATGATGTTAAGACTTTAATCTTAGGTCATTTGTTAAGAGGTGGAAGTCCTACTGCTAACGACAGAATTTTGGCTTCTCGTTTAGGTGTAGCTGCTGTAGATGAATTGCTAAAAGAAAACTATAATCATATGATTGGTATTCATCACAATAAAATTATTACAACTCCATTTGAACAGTGTACCAAACATTTATTAGAAATAAATAAAGAATATCAAAATTTATTATATAAATTATCTTATTGA